Genomic DNA from Triplophysa rosa linkage group LG6, Trosa_1v2, whole genome shotgun sequence:
ACGAAACAAACTTTTACCTGAGACAAAAGATGCGGTACAGGCAGTCAAGATGCATACAATTGCTTCTTGGGGAAACAGTTGGGAGTTGTGGTGAAAGTGAAGCATGACAAATGGTATAATGAATGGGTCAGTCTCTCTTTTTAAGCAAATAATAAATCACATCTCTTTGCTGTAAATATTGTTCTATGTGCCGCTATTACCTATATGACATGCGTCATTTCATACATTTCTTAATCTCTGTGGTTAAGTGAAAATAGtcatttttctgtggaacagcCTTTGAGAGATGGTTGGAATCCTCTGGTATCTGAGCCCTGTGCATGgcgacaaataaacaaaaaggtGCATTAAATTGAGTGGTTACTATGTCCTTTATTTGCAACATTGTAATACATACGGCTGTGTTGCTGCTACTAATGAATGCATAGTTTTAGTGAATAGCACATAGTACGTGAATTAGGAATTAGGATTAGCAAATCATAACTGAGAAAATAACTGGGTGCCACTCATGGTCATTTGTCAACAATATATCCTGCTTCTAAACGTTTTTCTGTTACTACTAGTAAAAATGTAACTGATGATTTTGGCAACTACTCAGAATACACTGAAAGATATCCGAGAGTTTATCTAATGTCCCCACCTTATGTGTCTTCCGACATTTAATGCACCATGTTCTGTTTGTATAAGTATTAGTTTTCTTGTCCTAGTCCTCTCAAAACAAAGTCTTCAGCCATAGTACCTAAAATACCTGAATCCTTCTGACAGAGCCTGACTTCTGTTTCCATATTCAGTCTTTATCAGCTTATGGCCTTGTTTGTTTCCGGCAGTGGGGCTCTCAGTCTAAACATCTGGAGGAACTAATCCATTCATTAGTtccttgtcaaaaaaacaaacatttcattgGTCTGTGCCAGctgaaaaacaaatgcattaagaacAAATTAAGGTAAGGTTTAGGAAACAGTAACACACAAACGGTATTTACAGCACATCATGCACTTTTCTGACAGTTTCATACACTAGAagatttattttagttatttattcagTTTATACAGCACAATAGTCTAAATAAAGCTTGGTCATCTTATCCTTTCAATCAGGTTCCCTGAAAGGGTGTGACTTTGTGTTAGCGTGAGAACTTAGTCGCCTGTGTCTTTCTGCACTGCCTAGATCCAGTTCAGTAAATCAATTATGAATGACCTTAAAGCAAATTGTGGTCCTCGTTCTGTTCTCTCAGACAGTTTGACCCATAGGGTGGACAGTGAGCTAACTGTCTATATGTGTCGGTTCAGGAAGGGTATATAAGTTACTGTAAATGTtgtggcttttgttgaaactagtaacttggtattagctcctttattgctcctgtatgacatatcgctttattgctccctgaactctctgtaagtcgctttggataaaagcgtcatgCCAAAtgactaatgtaaatgtaaatgtactgctTACATCAATGAATTCTTTTGGTTTCACTTCACTATCCcaacaaaacatacatttctcCTGATTTTTTCCATCCCCGTGTCACTGGGGCAGAAGCAGATtgtattgaaaaataaaagtgaGAACAAATCTATACATTGTTGTTCATTGTCATTCTAAGCAGATTGTCAATTGTAAACTTTGTCACACTTTCTATCGATGAATATAATGGTCTGGCTCTTCACCCCTTATCATGACCAATCAACACCCCACAAAGACAAAAGCTCACTGTGCataaagggaacacaaaggAGGATTTTGCTGTTTGTTCCTCCAACCTGACCAAATGGGTCACATGTAATTTGACTGTCCCAGGGAGGCTACATTGGTTTCAAAACCCAGACACAGTGCAGGTTCCACAAAGAGACCAATAGAGATAAAAAGGGTCTCTTAAGGCCCCTCTCGTTCATGCTACTCCTGAGGGACACATCTACAGTGTCAGCTATACAAACCTCACAAAAGGATTGACAAAGACCTGGATGCGACTTTTAAGGAGGCATTTTGGGTTAACGGAAGTACGGGAGTTTCTGTAACGGGAGTTTCATCATAAATATCTGCTgcaggtaattttgggacacaTTTATAATGCATTGGGTTGGTGAAAGGGACAGATGTTATTATTTCTATCCTTCAATGAACATGTTGTGACCTATCtaaattttttgtattttgaaagacatttttcgcaaaaatgttctagcatttgattggatgtcaacATTAACAAAGGGTTGACTGCAACAGTTAGTCACACATGCTCAGACCACAGCATTTTGTACTACATGAGGTTGTACTATATTGttatttggattttttatttttgattctTAATTTTCTGAGatgcaaatctttttttttttcaatctgGTTGACTAGCTCTTGTTTTCTATACCTAAACTTTATTTGGTGAAGACACTGTCTTCCCTATAAGGATTTAGTTCAAGCATAATTGGACAGGTAATTTAGGAGTAAACAGATCTAAATCTAGGTCAGACATTTCCTCTCCCTTTGGCTCTAGGGTATAAAAATACTGGGACTACATCTGGGAGCAGCAGTAAAACTGAACGGATTGGAGTGtgcaaagataaataaataatcccCCTTAAGGGTTAATATttgaaattaaatattgtgttgttgtAGGACTGACACAGAGAAACCAAGAAGGAAAGTATTAGTAACTTGAAAGAGGGTAGCAGGCAGAGTAAAAAATGTTCACAAGACAGTTAGTTCCTGATGAAAATTTCTTGGGTCCATTTAAAAGTCTGTAATTTGATCAtagagaaacatttttaaatgttgtctaATGCACATCAATTTAAGAACAATGACGACTATGCCAGGGTCTGCAACTGTGGCACTGACAGCCTGAGAATTTTGAAATCTTCCTCCCTTTAAAAtctttgtatgttttatatttaaattttgttttggcAGCTGGTTCACGAAAACACCCCTTTGACAAGTCCTTTCGGATTTTACTTTCTAAAGCTCTATAGATAATCAAATTTCAAGCATTTAAAGTCATTCTTGCTTTGTGATGTCTTGACTGTTCCTagcatatttttaatttatcaaTGTGTGTTTATAATTTATAGTTGTGCTCCACACAATAATACGATTCAAGATTCTTTATTGTTATTGCACAGGGTACAACATAATTGACAGTCCCTCGTAAATGTTCATAAGAATGAACCAAATAAGGAATAAAAGATAAAGATAAAAAGTTgataaatattaacataaattgtCAGATCTGTTCAGTTGAGGTAGTAAAGCAGCTGAGATATTGCATTTAacatatttcacatttaaacagtGAGATCTTGCAGATTACACaatttgtataataaaaaatactaaaataaaaatgaaattacaataaaatgtaaataaaatttaaaaaattaacCACATCCACATTACAATACCTTTATTATAAGGACTGTGAATCATCTGTGCCTATATTGCTTACAATTAAAAATCTAAAGTTTAAAATAATGGTTTAGATTGTGTGGCTTGAAGATTAGATTGAGACTTAAATATGATGTTAAAATCTAGTAAAGCCTTTCAGGTGCTAAATTGCAACTAGTCAACCACTGACTGCACAGAGCTCTTTGCACAATGGGAGGACATTCATGGATAGATGAGTCTTGACCGCAGCTGAAATGGAAAAGTGCCCAGTGCACCCGTATCACAATATGCATTGTAATGTGAAATGTGAGCCCAGAGAATGCTGAGCTCATTGCTATAGCATTGAAGGTGTGTACTGCTTTGCACAACCCCCTTGATGCAGTTGCTAAGCAACCCCTTAACGTCTTGTAGGTCCTGAGGTAATTGCTGAGGCAACCTTGTATCTTATTTACTGGCACCATCTCAAAAACATGGCAATATTAGAGCAGTATTCACACTGACAGCTGTGGGGAAAGTAGGAAAGTACTATAGTCCCTTaaagaaatacaaataataaagtatatcgCAACTCAAAATCGTGTGggaaatatatttagaagacAACTGACGTTGTGTAGTACAAAAAGCATCAAATAACGTTAGGTcgctttgtttattttgagaTATAGCCTACAATCCAGTTAGCCTTTACGGTGTGACAGATGAATGTCATTTTAACAATTTATCGAGTAAAACACTAGCGAGAAATAATGAAGCAGTTTGGTACATCTGAGAGATAAAGCTGAAGCAAATAGGGAGTTAGTCCCTCTAGACGTTATTACGCTACATGGAGGCGCACTTCCGTCCCCGCATAATTCTGTTTAGGGGAGCAGGTGCAGGAAAGGGGGCTGAAGCATCACCACAGataaagcaatacatttcatttaattgtaGCGTTGAATTTCTATACACGAACACTGGGTCGGAAGATGGTAGCAAAACAACGAATCCGTATGGCAAACGAGAAGCACAGCAAAAACATCACTCAGAGAGGAAACGTGGCGAAGACCCTGGTAAGATTGACATTTCTAGTCGAAATAAACGCATGGCAAAATAGGGCATGTATGCTTGGTCTTGGTTTTTGGGATTTGTCAGGTTATAATGAGACTCGTTACGAGGCAATATGAGTTTTATCGATGCTCTGTTTTATTAACACCTCATAGCGAGTGAGATTTAAAACTATAAATCCTTTGCTTCCATTTCCCCATATACGCTTTTAATTTAGACGTAATGTAACGCCACTATTGTTGTACATACTCACAGCCTATCTAACTATCCGCTTTATGATGCGATTTGACGTTAACACATATGCCGTTTCCATGGTCACCGCTGCAAAAAATAATGAGAGATGTAAATAGTCATTAATAGTCGGAATCGGTCAGGACATTCATGGACTATCACCTGCTCATGTGTATGACAGGCTTTTCTGCTTAACATCATGTGTTTGATAATATGGCAAGGGATGATGCATGAACCTGTGGTGGAGTTTGATCCAGAGAATTCGACCATCAAGAGGAATAAACTGTCATCAAAAGCAGGCCAAATGTTTCCACAGACATTGCAGacacatttatattatacttGATATTAAATTATTTGACTTGTTTTGTTTCAGCGACCACAAGAGGAGAAATACCCTGTGGGACCATGGCTTTTGGCActttttgtatttgttgtttgtGGATCAGGTAATATTCTCTTTATTACAGATTAGATTGTAAATTAGCTTCCCTTGATTTATAATATCATGATAATTGTGGAAATAAAAAACTGATATTATTCTTTCCTCTATTCAGCTATCTTTCAGATCATACAAAGTATTCGAATGGGAATGTGAATTCCAGAATTCTTCACATACTGTACCCTGCCCTACATCTGAAAGAGATTTATGGGTGATCAGATACAAACTGTCAGAGGACTGGATGGTTACAACATTCCTTGTGGGTCCTACGAAGGATTGTATGCTAGAGTTTGATCTGGGGTACAATAATACATGACATTTTGTCACATGTTTACAGTGTCCCTGTATGAAGGGAACAAGTACTTTTCTACAGAACCATTGTTGTTATGTCCCCAAATCTTTTCACTTTCGCCAAATTCATTTCTGTTTACTGATCGCTTGTCATTATCCATTTCTCTATTTAACTGTGTTTGCGTGAACTTTTTCAAATAAACGTCAAACACATTTGGATAGTGCTTCATAAAAAGGTAGACTTTAAAAAGCAGAATGtttgtgtaaacattttaaaatcatacaGAAACAATAGTATTATAAAATTATAGTACATAATAGATGttccaaaatgtacatttaacaaATAGCACACTTACTGTATAGACAATCACACTGGAGCTGGCTGAAGATGACATTGACAGGATGACAAAACATTGTCTATTAGAACATTCTTATTTTAAATCTAACTCACTCTTTAGGTTTTTGCAAGTTTCATGATATAAATCACACCACAACGCAGTTTTAATAACCGTGAAGTTCAATCTCTTAAattatcacaaaaaatatttacatttttgcatttagcagacaattTTATCCAAAATAATGATTTTGATGTAGCATTACTACTAATAATACAAAGAAACAGTTGGAGCTTGACTGCAATCTAACGTGTGTACTAGACATAAATGTACGACAACAGCAAGAAATATATACTCACCAATATGGGCAGAAGCAGCTTCTGCCTTTACAGTAGAAATAAATGctatttacaattatttttaacatataGCCTGATCAGTCAAGATGTGGAACAAGTGAAAGCAAACCATCTCAAAGATTGTTCTCAACAATGTTCACAAACATGACTTTATTGAGAGATGTGAAGTGCAACTGGCAAGTGctattacagtattttacaaTTTATCTACTGGTTTGAGAACATGCACAGAACATAAGCATACAACTTGTACACAATGTCTAAATCTGTCAGCTATATGATAGTCAAGAGTAACTGTAGGTTAAAAGATTGATCCAAAACACTTCACTGTCAAAACTGAAATCACATGGGTGTAATACTTCAAATCATTTAAGGTGAACCAagtagtgtacagtatgtgttagaTGAGTAGTTTCCAATTGTCAGATAAATATCACAAGACAGGTCTTGTTTTAACAGCATTAAAAAGACATCATCTGGGCAAGCCAACAACTATGCCTCTATCTGTACAACCTATATAGTCTCTTTAACTGTTTCGCATGATATCGCTATTTTACAAAATACTTACACTCATCTTACAATAGTTTACATTAGCCTGTCCGCCTCAAAATTCAGCTCACTCCTCACCTATCATTCTTGCATGTATCACTGCACAGATAAGCAGTCTTGAATTTGCAAGAGAAAGAATGAGCATTCAGCTCACTTCTCACCTATCATTCTTGCATGTATCACTGCAAAGATAAGCAGCCTTGAATGTGCAAGAGAAAGAATCAGCATTTAAAGCAAAACAGCTCTTCCTTTTCTTCATTCAAAGAAGTAGCATAATTAAACCAATGCAACTATGCAAGTCATCTTTGCATCCACCTTCCCCATGCCAGATGGGGCACAGATTGGCAGAGTTTATCACATTCGTCACCGTCAAAGTGCTTGTTAATATAAGCTTACAGTCTAAAAAGACCGCAGTCAGCATTTACACTACAAACGTAAGTGAGACATGAAAAACAGCCTGAACTGAAAACCAACATTACTTTAGACACAGGCACAGTGGATTTTTAACGGTGTGTCCTCTTGGATTATTTTCTTCCACCTGACAATCGCAGTCCATGGATTTTGGCAACATCCAACATCAGTCAACAGCCAACTGGATTGTCAATAGTGTGTACGACAATTATCACGTTTTGAAAGGTGTGCAAATTTTGTCAGTCTACATGCGAGTGAGACATGTTTGTTCATAAGCTTCAGTCTGTTTTACTTATTTTTCGGGCCACTCGTTGTCTGTAACGGGAACATTCATCCTGTGCTATGCCGAGGGTCCAGAGTTTTGTGCTGCGTGCTGGGCTGATGGGGCAGGTGGCTGTGCTCCTTGAGTGGATGAAGGTGGTGAACCGCTTTGAACTTGTGCCTGGAACTGTGCAAGTTGCTCTGGACTAGCCAGGTTCTTGAGCAGGTTGTTTTCCTGTTCAAGCTGAGAATTTCTCTCAATTAGTTCTTTAATCTGTTCCTTTAACACTTCCACCTCCTCCCGAACAGCATACATCAAGTGACTCTTCACAAGATCCTGAGAACAGAAAATCAACAGTTATTTTCGAATGTCTTTTGGATTCTTATAGATGACATGCACTgcaaaataatagtaataaaaacTTGTAATTCAAgttaattacatttataatgttGTTGAAAAATGCATATTTACTTACATATTATTTACTACATTTACAGCTAATGCTTCATTTTACAGCATATAAAAGCTATGGCTACCTGCATCCTACTCTTTACTCGCAGTCCCCTCCTCCTCTCTTTATGCCATTGCTCAGCGTCACCCAACGCACAAAATGGCCGTCCCACACATTGTCAGACCAATCAGAGGCCGAGATATTTTTAACTAGGTGTAAAAGCTTTGGGGTTTGCCTAGCAACAGTAACAAGGCGCACACAGATCGCGTGAGTACGCGCAGGTAAAACCCCAGGCAAGTCCGCAAAATTTTAGCTCCCCAAAAAGGGTTTACCACGTCACCAAAACTAATTACACAACACAATTCGCAATTATTTACACGAACATAACCGAGCAACAATGTAGCAGCGCTGTTACAATGGAAGTAGCAACAAACCATTTGATTACATTATTCATTCCGCAGAGTCTAATGCAATTCTTCAATATGTTTACAGCCTGTAAGCAAATTATCTCGGTCAATGCTAAAATATGTGAAATTTAGAAGCATTGGGACTTACCATCGCTTGTTCAATTTTGTTGTCTATGGCCACAACACTGGCACCAGATGAGCTGTGGGGGGAAAAGAGAATCATTACTTCACTGCTTAGGCACAACACCAAAACGCAAAGACGGATATTTGAATACAAACAACAGGATTTGTCGTTTAAAGGCAAACCATCTACACAGTGGCACTAATGCTACAAGGAAATCTCTAGAGAAAAATTAAAAGCTACTGTATTCCATGACTTTAATAAACAAAGTATAATCAAAAGGATACCCAGTACAAATTCAGGATTCATACTGCATATGTTGGACGTAATTGAAATGGCAGGCAAACTGGTTTGAGCTTACTAGACGTTTATATATGACAGACGCCAAACGGCAAAACCCGTAAAACGATCCTTCAACAATACCAAAGACCCACATTCAACCAAAAGCATCGCTTGTTTTTCACATTGGTTACATTTTGGACAGAATATAGGCTGTTTGCACGACAGAAGCTGTAACGTTACCCTTGTTTTCTGCCACCGTGACATTTTATATTGCCAACATAACAATTCTGACATTTAACGTTACCTATTGTCGAGCTTGACGGACGAAGTCTCTGTACCCAACAACGATGACAGGAAAGATATTGAAAAATTTCTAAGCTGACAAACACCAAGATCCATCGCCACGGAATAGCATGGAGAATTCATGCTATTTCGCCCATATGAAATCGACAACAGACGCGAATGTGTCCTTCCTgcggtgtttttgaatattacATCCTTTGTACGCGTTTACAGGAATATTATGCGCTGATCGTGTGAGTCCCCAGCAGAAAGGCTCCCTTTATTAGAAGACTGTACGTCCAGTGCCGCAGCACAAAGAAACTCCAAGGTCAGCTCATCTCTGCGCTGGTGAATATCTGCAGCCTGTGATATTTGCATAATTTATTTCACGCAGCACGCTATTGGCCGAGAGTGGGGGTTGTTTGAATAATCTATGCAGTGACGCCTATATCTAATGCTCTTCCGACTCTGTCTCAGTAATATATTCAGCCACGAATTTCTTTATAAGTCAACCGGTTCAAGCGAGTTATAAGCGATGTTATTTTCCTCAAATGTCAACAAAACGAGCTAGCTTTTAACAGTCTAGTTTACAACATTTGTATACAATCCAGACACAAAAAACGATTGATTCAATATATTATGATACTGCATGGGCTTTTACATCATaagttaaaatgacaaatgacacAACATTTAATACCAAGTTCACAAAAATACTATCTATGCTGTTTTTAAAGTACAGGGGCAAAAACAAATGCCTGAGAATGCATGTTTTCGAGTACCATGTTTACATGTCGCCACATATCGGCAACAAAGGGAACAGCAGCGATTCCCTAAAGCAGAGTGGATTTCAGTTTCTAGTAGAGACGCATGGTCACCCCATCTGAGGAAATCAGCCATATGTAAAGGGCCAGATATCAAGACTTTTCATAATTATATTAACATTCTGCCCGTGTGTCTCTGGTTCATGAAACCCTGTATCCCTAAAAGCACCAGGAAACATCTCTAATGATTGATATGCATTTTACACTCTTGTGTGAGTTTTAAATAATGATACAACATGCTTGAGTGTGTACACAAGCTTGGTTTGCATGGCTCAGGGAGCCGCAAATGTAACTATAGCGTTTGAGAGAGATCTAAATCTAAGCACACCGATTCAGCTAAAACAGAAAATCCTAACCTTTAACAAAAAGCATGATGTTTATCCTCATCGTGTATCATGGCTACAATGTCTGGACTGTTTTCACAGGCATAATACAACTGTCCAGGTGTGCCAATAATCCCACCAGAATAGCaagataaaatgaaattatataaTAACGAGAAACTACATTACATGACGGCTAAAACACTGTTCAATCTGCTCTAAACAATTTTGGTAAAAGTGATGGAGGTTTTAATAATGCTGGTGCAACAACCTGTGCGCAAATTGGTATACAAATACACAAGACAGGTAatttcctgcaggccaatgcccAATTGATATCATGAGTTTTTCTGAACCACTGCACAACTCAGACCCAGAAGCAACATAAATGTATAAGTGGAGGTCAAGATGACTGTTCAAATCAAGTCTTTGCTTGTGTCCAGTAAATATAGATCACTTAAACCAATTAAGTGTAGCAGCACACCTAATAAAGGCCAAAATAACGTTCTAAGCAGCTCAGAGCGCTGTTCCAGGCTCTTTGACTAGAAGTGGATTTAAGCAATTACAGAGTCCAAATATACCTGTGCTGTTTGTTACCTGACCTCACACTACAACCATTCAGAACTCTTAACTAAATGCAACCTACTTATTTCATTGACTTCCTACTGTGCTTCT
This window encodes:
- the tsc22d1 gene encoding TSC22 domain family protein 1 isoform X3 gives rise to the protein MRETVLRVQGRDEMAMKLLFWELEQHLKSSSGASVVAIDNKIEQAMDLVKSHLMYAVREEVEVLKEQIKELIERNSQLEQENNLLKNLASPEQLAQFQAQVQSGSPPSSTQGAQPPAPSAQHAAQNSGPSA
- the serp2 gene encoding stress-associated endoplasmic reticulum protein 2 yields the protein MVAKQRIRMANEKHSKNITQRGNVAKTLRPQEEKYPVGPWLLALFVFVVCGSAIFQIIQSIRMGM
- the tsc22d1 gene encoding TSC22 domain family protein 1 isoform X2, which produces MNSPCYSVAMDLGVCQLRNFSISFLSSLLGTETSSVKLDNSSSGASVVAIDNKIEQAMDLVKSHLMYAVREEVEVLKEQIKELIERNSQLEQENNLLKNLASPEQLAQFQAQVQSGSPPSSTQGAQPPAPSAQHAAQNSGPSA